Proteins encoded by one window of Brassica napus cultivar Da-Ae unplaced genomic scaffold, Da-Ae ScsIHWf_2833;HRSCAF=3613, whole genome shotgun sequence:
- the LOC106406097 gene encoding kinesin-like protein KIN-14E isoform X3 encodes MEGQRGSNSSLSSGNGNEVAADASSCLYVPDPSGTDFDAESSAVSPASIPADLAAAIPLIDRFQVEAFLRLMQKQIQSGGKRGFFYSKKSSGGSQSHLQKERFTFEDMLCFQKDPIPTSLLKINTDLLTRATKLFNLILKYMGVDSSTPPSLDERIDLVGKLFKKTLKRVQLRDELFAQISKQTRHNPHSHYLIRAWELMYLCASSMPPSKDIAAYLSEYIHNVAHDATTVPEAQLLSLNTSKALKRSIKAGPRHTTPAREEIEALLTRRKLTTIVFFLDETFEEISYDMATTVSDAVEELAGTIKLSAFSSFSFFECRKVVSTSKSSDPGNEDYIGLDDNKYIGDLLAEFKAIKDRNKGEILHCKLVFKKKLFRESDEAVTDLMFVQLSYVQLQHDYLLGNYPVGRDDAAQLCALQILVGIGFVNSPESCIDWTSLLERFLPRQIAITRAKREWELDILARYSSMENVTKDDARQQFLRILKALPYGNSVFFSVRKIDDPIGLLPGRIILGINKRGVHFFRPVPKEYLHSAELRDIMQFGSSNTAVFFKMRVAGVLHIFQFETKQGEEICVALQTHINDVMLRRYSKARYAANSLVNGGDISCSSKPQNLEVYEKRVQDLFEESQKKNDKLMDEVREKHLQEITLREELEAIRHNLEPERKKMLEVTLDRNKLKTLCDEKETAIQSLMSELRGTEARLAKSGNTKSSKSELTEMNNQKLYKIQTELEVRNKELHIAVENSKRLLSQNKILEQSVFNIENKKTEEVENQKRYEQERKVLKLQVSELKNKLDVLTQDLDRAECTIETKTSDMKLLQNNLKELEELREMKEDIDRKNEQTAAILKMQGAQLAELEILYKEEQVLRKRYYNTIEDMKGKIRVYCRIRPLNEKERSEREKQMLTSVDEFTVEHPWKDDKRKQHIYDRVFDMLASQDDVFEDTKYLIQSAIDGYNVCIFAYGQTGSGKTFTIYGHENNPGLTPRATKELFKILKRDSNRFSFSLKAYMVELYQDTLVDLLLPKSARRLKLDIKKDSKGMVFVENVTTIPISTLEELRMIIERGSERRHVSGTNMNEESSRSHLILSVVIESIDLQTQSASRGKLSFVDLAGSERVKKSGSAGCQLKEAQSINKSLSALGDVIGALSSGSQHIPYRNHKLTMLMSDSLGGNAKTLMFVNVSPAESNLDETYNSLLYASRVRMIVNDPNKHISSKEMVRLKKLVAYWKEQAGKKSEEEDLLEIEEYRTLRDEGDS; translated from the exons ATGGAGGGCCAACGAGGAAGTAATTCTTCACTGAGCTCTGGCAATGGCAACGAAGTTGCAGCCGATGCTTCTTCTTGCTTGTATGTTCCCGATCCCTCTGGGACCGACTTCGATGCCGAATCCTCTGCTGT CTCCCCAGCTTCAATTCCTGCCGACCTCGCTGCAGCCATTCCCCTCATCGATCGCTTCCAGGTTGAAGCTTTTCTGCGGCTTATGCAGAAGCAAATCCAGTCTGGTGGCAAGCGTGGCTTCTTCTATTCCAAAAAGTCATCGGGGGGCTCTCAGTCTCATCTCCAAAAAGAGCGCTTCACTTTCGAGGACATGCTTTGCTTCCAGaag GATCCCATCCCCACATCCTTGCTCAAGATTAACACCGATCTCCTCACCCGTGCTACCAAGTTGTTTAATCTCATCTTAAAGTATATGGGCGTTGATTCTTCTACTCCACCCTCTTTAGATGAACGCATTGACCTTGTTGGAAAGCTTTTCAAAAAAACCTTGAAGCGTGTTCAACTCCGGGACGAACTTTTTGCCCAAATCTCCAAACAGACTAGACATAATCCTCACAGCCACTACTTGATTAGAGCGTGGGAACTCATGTACCTATGTGCATCCTCAATGCCCCCTAGCAAAGATATCGCTGCATATCTCTCTGAGTATATCCACAATGTCGCGCACGATGCAACAACTGTACCAGAGGCTCAGCTTCTTTCTCTTAATACTTCCAAGGCCTTAAAGCGCTCTATCAAAGCTGGTCCTAGGCATACCACCCCTGCCCGTGAAGAAATTGAAGCTCTTTTGACCCGTCGAAAGCTTACAACCATTGTCTTCTTTCTCGATGAAACTTTTGAAGAAATCTCCTATGACATGGCTACTACAGTCTCTGATGCTGTTGAG GAGCTAGCTGGGACAATTAAACTATCAGCCTTTTCTAGCTTCAGTTTTTTTGAATGTCGTAAAGTGGTTTCAACTTCCAAATCATCTGATCCTGGAAATG AGGATTATATAGGATTGGATGATAACAAGTATATTGGCGATCTCCTCGCAGAATTCAAAGCTATTAAAGATAGAAATAAAGGAGAGATACTACACTGCAAACtagtctttaaaaaaaaattattccgaGAGTCTGATGAAGCTGTAACAGATCTGATGTTTGTGCAGCTTTCCTATGTACAA CTGCAACATGACTATTTACTAGGAAACTATCCTGTTGGAAGGGATGATGCTGCTCAGCTTTGTGCCTTACAAATTCTTGTTGGCATTGGGTTTGTCAATAGTCCCGAGTCATGCAT AGACTGGACATCACTTCTTGAGCGATTTTTGCCGAGACAAATAGCAATAACCCGAGCCAAGCGTGAGTGGGAATTAGATATCCTTGCTCGATACAGTTCGATG GAGAACGTGACCAAAGATGATGCAAGGCAACAATTTTTACGGATATTGAAAGCACTGCCATATGGGAATTCTGTGTTTTTTAGCGTACGCAAGATAGATGATCCGATTGGCCTTTTACCTGGACGAATTATTTTGGGTATCAACAAACGTGGG GTTCACTTTTTTCGACCGGTTCCTAAAGAGTATCTGCACTCAGCTGAATTACGTGACATAATGCAATTTGGCAGCAGCAACACTGCTGTCTTTTTCAAAATGAGAGTTGCTGGTGTTCTTCACATATTTCAGTTTGAGACAAAACAG GGAGAAGAAATCTGTGTTGCTTTACAAACACATATAAATGATGTTATGTTGCGTCGTTACTCCAAAGCCCGATATGCTGCCAATAGCTTGGTTAATGGAGGAGATATATCCTGCAGTTCTAAGCCGCAAAATCTTGAAGTGTATGAAAAACGTGTGCAAGATTTGTTTGAAGAGTCCCAGAAGAAGAATGATAAG TTGATGGATGAAGTGCGAGAGAAACATCTGCAAGAAATTACTCTGCGTGAAGAGTTAGAAGCTATACGCCATAACTTAGAGCCTGAACGGAAAAAAATGTTGGAGGTTACTTTAGACCGTAATAAACTTAAGACCTTGTGTGATGAGAAGGAAACAGCTATTCAA TCCTTGATGTCTGAACTGCGAGGAACAGAAGCAAGGTTGGCAAAGTCGGGCAACACAAAATCAAGTAAATCAGAACTAACTGAAATGAATAATCAG AAATTATACAAAATCCAAACCGAGTTAGAAGTTCGGAATAAGGAATTGCACATTGCAGTTGAGAATTCAAAGAGGTTGTTGAGTCAGAACAAAATATTGGAGCAAAGTGTTTTCAAtattgaaaataagaaaacagagGAG GTTGAAAACCAAAAGagatatgaacaagaaagaaaggTTTTAAAGCTTCAAGTTTCTGAACTTAAAAATAAGCTTGATGTCCTTACTCAAGACTTGGATAGGGCTGAGTGTACGATTGAAACTAAGACTTCTGATATGAAGCTCTTGCAGAATAATTTGAAAGAGCTCGAGGAGTTAAGAGAAATGAAAGAG GACATTGACAGAAAAAATGAGCAAACAGCTGCCATTTTGAAGATGCAAGGAGCCCAACTTGCTGAGCTAGAAATACTTTACAAGGAAGAACAGGTTCTAAGGAAAAGATATTACAATACTATAGAAG ATATGAAGGGGAAAATTAGAGTATACTGTCGGATAAGACCGCTAAATGAAAAAGAGAGGTCAGAGAGGGAAAAACAGATGTTAACAAGTGTGGATGAGTTTACAGTCGAGCATCCGTGGAAAGATGACAAACGAAAGCAACACATATATGATCGTGTATTTGACATGCTTGCTAGCCAAGATGATGTCTTCGAAGACACAAAG TATTTGATACAGTCAGCTATAGATGGATATAATGTATGCATCTTCGCATATGGTCAAACTGGTTCTGGAAAAACTTTCACAATATATGGGCATGAGAACAATCCTGGACTCACACCTCGAGCTACGAAGGaacttttcaaaatattaaagcGAGATAGCAACAgattttcattttctctaaag GCGTATATGGTGGAACTTTATCAAGACACACTTGTAGACCTTCTGCTACCAAAAAGTGCAAGACGCTTGAAACTAGATATTAAAAAAGATTCTAAG GGTATGGTCTTTGTCGAGAATGTGACAACTATACCTATATCGACTTTGGAGGAACTGCGAATGATTATTGAAAGAGGATCTGAACGACGACATGTTTCTGGAACAAATATGAATGAAGAAAGCTCAAGATCTCACCTAATACTTTCGGTTGTTATCGAAAGTATCGATCTTCAAACCCAGTCTGCTTCAAGGGGCAAG TTGAGTTTTGTGGATCTTGCTGGTTCTGAGAGAGTAAAAAAGTCAGGCTCTGCTGGTTGCCAACTTAAAGAAGCTCAAAGTATCAATAAATCACTTTCTGCATTAGGTGATGTTATTGGTGCTTTATCTTCGGGCAGCCAACATATTCCTTACAGGAATCACAAGTTAACAATGTTGATGAGTGATTCATTGGGCGGCAATGCCAAGACGTTAATGTTTGTTAATGTATCTCCAGCCGAATCAAATTTGGACGAGACATACAATTCTCTTCT ATATGCATCGAGAGTGAGAATGATTGTGAATGATCCCAACAAACATATTTCATCCAAAGAGATGGTTCGATTGAAAAAGTTAGTAGCATACTGGAAAGAGCAAGCTGGTAAAAAAAGTGAGGAAGAAGACTTGTTGGAGATCGAAGAATATCGAACGCTAAGAGATGAGGGAGATAGTTGA
- the LOC106406097 gene encoding kinesin-like protein KIN-14E isoform X1, with protein sequence MEGQRGSNSSLSSGNGNEVAADASSCLYVPDPSGTDFDAESSAVSSPASIPADLAAAIPLIDRFQVEAFLRLMQKQIQSGGKRGFFYSKKSSGGSQSHLQKERFTFEDMLCFQKVFFFFFFCSTSSYIDFDFVAQKIVFQDPIPTSLLKINTDLLTRATKLFNLILKYMGVDSSTPPSLDERIDLVGKLFKKTLKRVQLRDELFAQISKQTRHNPHSHYLIRAWELMYLCASSMPPSKDIAAYLSEYIHNVAHDATTVPEAQLLSLNTSKALKRSIKAGPRHTTPAREEIEALLTRRKLTTIVFFLDETFEEISYDMATTVSDAVEELAGTIKLSAFSSFSFFECRKVVSTSKSSDPGNEDYIGLDDNKYIGDLLAEFKAIKDRNKGEILHCKLVFKKKLFRESDEAVTDLMFVQLSYVQLQHDYLLGNYPVGRDDAAQLCALQILVGIGFVNSPESCIDWTSLLERFLPRQIAITRAKREWELDILARYSSMENVTKDDARQQFLRILKALPYGNSVFFSVRKIDDPIGLLPGRIILGINKRGVHFFRPVPKEYLHSAELRDIMQFGSSNTAVFFKMRVAGVLHIFQFETKQGEEICVALQTHINDVMLRRYSKARYAANSLVNGGDISCSSKPQNLEVYEKRVQDLFEESQKKNDKLMDEVREKHLQEITLREELEAIRHNLEPERKKMLEVTLDRNKLKTLCDEKETAIQSLMSELRGTEARLAKSGNTKSSKSELTEMNNQKLYKIQTELEVRNKELHIAVENSKRLLSQNKILEQSVFNIENKKTEEVENQKRYEQERKVLKLQVSELKNKLDVLTQDLDRAECTIETKTSDMKLLQNNLKELEELREMKEDIDRKNEQTAAILKMQGAQLAELEILYKEEQVLRKRYYNTIEDMKGKIRVYCRIRPLNEKERSEREKQMLTSVDEFTVEHPWKDDKRKQHIYDRVFDMLASQDDVFEDTKYLIQSAIDGYNVCIFAYGQTGSGKTFTIYGHENNPGLTPRATKELFKILKRDSNRFSFSLKAYMVELYQDTLVDLLLPKSARRLKLDIKKDSKGMVFVENVTTIPISTLEELRMIIERGSERRHVSGTNMNEESSRSHLILSVVIESIDLQTQSASRGKLSFVDLAGSERVKKSGSAGCQLKEAQSINKSLSALGDVIGALSSGSQHIPYRNHKLTMLMSDSLGGNAKTLMFVNVSPAESNLDETYNSLLYASRVRMIVNDPNKHISSKEMVRLKKLVAYWKEQAGKKSEEEDLLEIEEYRTLRDEGDS encoded by the exons ATGGAGGGCCAACGAGGAAGTAATTCTTCACTGAGCTCTGGCAATGGCAACGAAGTTGCAGCCGATGCTTCTTCTTGCTTGTATGTTCCCGATCCCTCTGGGACCGACTTCGATGCCGAATCCTCTGCTGT CAGCTCCCCAGCTTCAATTCCTGCCGACCTCGCTGCAGCCATTCCCCTCATCGATCGCTTCCAGGTTGAAGCTTTTCTGCGGCTTATGCAGAAGCAAATCCAGTCTGGTGGCAAGCGTGGCTTCTTCTATTCCAAAAAGTCATCGGGGGGCTCTCAGTCTCATCTCCAAAAAGAGCGCTTCACTTTCGAGGACATGCTTTGCTTCCAGaaggtcttcttcttcttcttcttctgctccaCTTCCTCCTATATTGACTTTGACTTTGTTGCTCAAAAAATCGTCTTCCAGGATCCCATCCCCACATCCTTGCTCAAGATTAACACCGATCTCCTCACCCGTGCTACCAAGTTGTTTAATCTCATCTTAAAGTATATGGGCGTTGATTCTTCTACTCCACCCTCTTTAGATGAACGCATTGACCTTGTTGGAAAGCTTTTCAAAAAAACCTTGAAGCGTGTTCAACTCCGGGACGAACTTTTTGCCCAAATCTCCAAACAGACTAGACATAATCCTCACAGCCACTACTTGATTAGAGCGTGGGAACTCATGTACCTATGTGCATCCTCAATGCCCCCTAGCAAAGATATCGCTGCATATCTCTCTGAGTATATCCACAATGTCGCGCACGATGCAACAACTGTACCAGAGGCTCAGCTTCTTTCTCTTAATACTTCCAAGGCCTTAAAGCGCTCTATCAAAGCTGGTCCTAGGCATACCACCCCTGCCCGTGAAGAAATTGAAGCTCTTTTGACCCGTCGAAAGCTTACAACCATTGTCTTCTTTCTCGATGAAACTTTTGAAGAAATCTCCTATGACATGGCTACTACAGTCTCTGATGCTGTTGAG GAGCTAGCTGGGACAATTAAACTATCAGCCTTTTCTAGCTTCAGTTTTTTTGAATGTCGTAAAGTGGTTTCAACTTCCAAATCATCTGATCCTGGAAATG AGGATTATATAGGATTGGATGATAACAAGTATATTGGCGATCTCCTCGCAGAATTCAAAGCTATTAAAGATAGAAATAAAGGAGAGATACTACACTGCAAACtagtctttaaaaaaaaattattccgaGAGTCTGATGAAGCTGTAACAGATCTGATGTTTGTGCAGCTTTCCTATGTACAA CTGCAACATGACTATTTACTAGGAAACTATCCTGTTGGAAGGGATGATGCTGCTCAGCTTTGTGCCTTACAAATTCTTGTTGGCATTGGGTTTGTCAATAGTCCCGAGTCATGCAT AGACTGGACATCACTTCTTGAGCGATTTTTGCCGAGACAAATAGCAATAACCCGAGCCAAGCGTGAGTGGGAATTAGATATCCTTGCTCGATACAGTTCGATG GAGAACGTGACCAAAGATGATGCAAGGCAACAATTTTTACGGATATTGAAAGCACTGCCATATGGGAATTCTGTGTTTTTTAGCGTACGCAAGATAGATGATCCGATTGGCCTTTTACCTGGACGAATTATTTTGGGTATCAACAAACGTGGG GTTCACTTTTTTCGACCGGTTCCTAAAGAGTATCTGCACTCAGCTGAATTACGTGACATAATGCAATTTGGCAGCAGCAACACTGCTGTCTTTTTCAAAATGAGAGTTGCTGGTGTTCTTCACATATTTCAGTTTGAGACAAAACAG GGAGAAGAAATCTGTGTTGCTTTACAAACACATATAAATGATGTTATGTTGCGTCGTTACTCCAAAGCCCGATATGCTGCCAATAGCTTGGTTAATGGAGGAGATATATCCTGCAGTTCTAAGCCGCAAAATCTTGAAGTGTATGAAAAACGTGTGCAAGATTTGTTTGAAGAGTCCCAGAAGAAGAATGATAAG TTGATGGATGAAGTGCGAGAGAAACATCTGCAAGAAATTACTCTGCGTGAAGAGTTAGAAGCTATACGCCATAACTTAGAGCCTGAACGGAAAAAAATGTTGGAGGTTACTTTAGACCGTAATAAACTTAAGACCTTGTGTGATGAGAAGGAAACAGCTATTCAA TCCTTGATGTCTGAACTGCGAGGAACAGAAGCAAGGTTGGCAAAGTCGGGCAACACAAAATCAAGTAAATCAGAACTAACTGAAATGAATAATCAG AAATTATACAAAATCCAAACCGAGTTAGAAGTTCGGAATAAGGAATTGCACATTGCAGTTGAGAATTCAAAGAGGTTGTTGAGTCAGAACAAAATATTGGAGCAAAGTGTTTTCAAtattgaaaataagaaaacagagGAG GTTGAAAACCAAAAGagatatgaacaagaaagaaaggTTTTAAAGCTTCAAGTTTCTGAACTTAAAAATAAGCTTGATGTCCTTACTCAAGACTTGGATAGGGCTGAGTGTACGATTGAAACTAAGACTTCTGATATGAAGCTCTTGCAGAATAATTTGAAAGAGCTCGAGGAGTTAAGAGAAATGAAAGAG GACATTGACAGAAAAAATGAGCAAACAGCTGCCATTTTGAAGATGCAAGGAGCCCAACTTGCTGAGCTAGAAATACTTTACAAGGAAGAACAGGTTCTAAGGAAAAGATATTACAATACTATAGAAG ATATGAAGGGGAAAATTAGAGTATACTGTCGGATAAGACCGCTAAATGAAAAAGAGAGGTCAGAGAGGGAAAAACAGATGTTAACAAGTGTGGATGAGTTTACAGTCGAGCATCCGTGGAAAGATGACAAACGAAAGCAACACATATATGATCGTGTATTTGACATGCTTGCTAGCCAAGATGATGTCTTCGAAGACACAAAG TATTTGATACAGTCAGCTATAGATGGATATAATGTATGCATCTTCGCATATGGTCAAACTGGTTCTGGAAAAACTTTCACAATATATGGGCATGAGAACAATCCTGGACTCACACCTCGAGCTACGAAGGaacttttcaaaatattaaagcGAGATAGCAACAgattttcattttctctaaag GCGTATATGGTGGAACTTTATCAAGACACACTTGTAGACCTTCTGCTACCAAAAAGTGCAAGACGCTTGAAACTAGATATTAAAAAAGATTCTAAG GGTATGGTCTTTGTCGAGAATGTGACAACTATACCTATATCGACTTTGGAGGAACTGCGAATGATTATTGAAAGAGGATCTGAACGACGACATGTTTCTGGAACAAATATGAATGAAGAAAGCTCAAGATCTCACCTAATACTTTCGGTTGTTATCGAAAGTATCGATCTTCAAACCCAGTCTGCTTCAAGGGGCAAG TTGAGTTTTGTGGATCTTGCTGGTTCTGAGAGAGTAAAAAAGTCAGGCTCTGCTGGTTGCCAACTTAAAGAAGCTCAAAGTATCAATAAATCACTTTCTGCATTAGGTGATGTTATTGGTGCTTTATCTTCGGGCAGCCAACATATTCCTTACAGGAATCACAAGTTAACAATGTTGATGAGTGATTCATTGGGCGGCAATGCCAAGACGTTAATGTTTGTTAATGTATCTCCAGCCGAATCAAATTTGGACGAGACATACAATTCTCTTCT ATATGCATCGAGAGTGAGAATGATTGTGAATGATCCCAACAAACATATTTCATCCAAAGAGATGGTTCGATTGAAAAAGTTAGTAGCATACTGGAAAGAGCAAGCTGGTAAAAAAAGTGAGGAAGAAGACTTGTTGGAGATCGAAGAATATCGAACGCTAAGAGATGAGGGAGATAGTTGA